A genomic window from Clostridium aceticum includes:
- a CDS encoding glutamine--tRNA ligase/YqeY domain fusion protein produces the protein MENKPTSSNFIKNIVHQDLQVGKHKEIITRFPPEPNGYLHIGHAKSIVLNFELADEFKGKTNLRFDDTNPAKEDTEYVESIKEDVAWLGFQWENLYFASDYFEEMYQRAVLLIKKGKAYVCDLSAEEIREYRGTLKEAGKESPYRNRSVEENLNLFEGMRKGEFRDGEKVLRAKIDMASPNLNMRDPVLYRILHASHHNTGDQWCIYPMYDYAHPLEDAIEGVTHSICTMEFEDHRPLYDWVIQECETEIQPQQIEFARLNLTNTVMSKRKLKQLVDEGVVDGWDDPRMPTIAGLRRKGYTPEAIRKFCREIGVAKSHSVVDVQMLEHFIREDLNVKAPRTMAILKPLKVIITNYPEDQVEMLEAENNPDDPAMGARQIPFSREIYIEEEDFMENPPKKYFRLFPGNEVRLKHAYFITCNEVIKDENGKVVELHCTYDPETKSGSGFTGRKVKGTIHWVEAKNAVPANFRLYEPLILEEEQEEEKSFLDQINPNSLEIIEGFVEPNMKEAKPQDKFQFFRHGYFNVDPKDTKENKMVFNRIVSLKSSFKL, from the coding sequence ATGGAAAACAAACCTACCAGTTCAAACTTTATAAAAAATATTGTTCACCAGGATTTGCAAGTAGGGAAACATAAAGAAATCATTACTCGTTTTCCACCAGAGCCTAATGGATATTTACATATAGGGCATGCCAAGTCTATTGTATTGAATTTTGAGTTAGCAGATGAGTTTAAGGGTAAGACAAATTTACGTTTTGATGATACAAATCCGGCTAAAGAAGATACGGAATACGTTGAGTCTATTAAAGAAGATGTAGCATGGCTGGGTTTTCAATGGGAGAACCTTTACTTTGCCTCCGATTACTTTGAAGAAATGTATCAGAGAGCTGTCTTGTTAATTAAAAAAGGAAAAGCCTATGTCTGCGACTTATCAGCAGAGGAAATAAGAGAATATCGTGGAACCCTAAAAGAAGCAGGAAAAGAAAGTCCCTATAGAAATCGTTCTGTAGAGGAAAACTTAAATTTATTCGAGGGCATGCGTAAAGGGGAGTTTCGTGATGGAGAAAAGGTGTTAAGAGCAAAAATTGATATGGCTTCCCCCAATCTAAATATGAGAGATCCAGTGCTTTATCGGATCCTTCACGCAAGCCATCATAATACAGGAGATCAGTGGTGTATTTATCCAATGTATGACTATGCTCATCCATTGGAGGATGCCATAGAAGGGGTAACCCACTCCATTTGTACTATGGAATTTGAAGACCATCGACCACTGTATGACTGGGTGATTCAAGAATGTGAAACAGAAATCCAACCACAGCAGATTGAATTTGCGAGATTAAACTTAACCAATACTGTTATGAGTAAGAGAAAACTAAAACAATTGGTAGACGAAGGGGTTGTAGATGGGTGGGATGATCCAAGAATGCCTACCATTGCTGGTCTTAGAAGAAAAGGCTACACGCCAGAAGCTATAAGAAAATTCTGTAGAGAAATAGGTGTCGCAAAAAGTCATAGTGTTGTTGATGTTCAAATGTTAGAACATTTTATCCGAGAAGACTTAAACGTAAAGGCACCTAGAACAATGGCCATATTAAAACCTTTAAAAGTGATAATCACCAACTATCCAGAGGATCAGGTAGAAATGTTGGAGGCAGAAAATAATCCAGATGATCCTGCTATGGGAGCCAGACAAATTCCCTTCTCCAGAGAAATCTATATTGAAGAAGAAGATTTTATGGAAAACCCACCGAAAAAGTACTTTAGATTGTTCCCTGGCAATGAGGTGAGATTAAAGCACGCCTATTTCATTACATGTAATGAAGTCATCAAAGATGAAAATGGTAAGGTAGTAGAACTCCACTGTACCTATGATCCTGAAACAAAAAGTGGCAGTGGCTTTACTGGAAGAAAAGTAAAGGGAACAATTCATTGGGTAGAGGCTAAAAATGCAGTGCCTGCAAATTTCCGTTTATACGAGCCTTTGATTTTAGAGGAAGAACAGGAAGAAGAGAAAAGTTTCCTAGATCAAATTAACCCCAATTCCCTTGAAATTATAGAAGGTTTTGTAGAGCCTAATATGAAGGAGGCAAAGCCTCAAGATAAGTTTCAATTTTTCCGACATGGCTACTTCAATGTAGACCCTAAGGATACAAAAGAAAATAAGATGGTATTTAATAGAATTGTATCACTAAAGAGCTCTTTTAAGCTTTAA
- the thiC gene encoding phosphomethylpyrimidine synthase ThiC has translation MIYTTQMDAAKKGIITKQMEIVAAKEGMVVETLRELVAQGKVVIPANKNHTSLDPEGVGEGLRTKINVNLGVSKDCPNIEVELEKVQTALDMKAEAIMDLSSFGKTEEFRKRLIEMSPAMIGTVPVYDALGFYDKELSEITSEEFLQVVQKHAEDGVDFVTIHAGINKETAEVFKRNKRLTNIVSRGGSLMYAWMELNQKENPFFEHYDELLDICEKYDLTLSLGDACRPGSIHDATDASQIKELMILGELTLRAWERNVQVIIEGPGHMAINEIAANMTLEKKLCHGAPFYVLGPIVTDVAPGYDHITSAIGGAIAASHGADFLCYVTPAEHLRLPNLEDMKEGIIASKIAAHAGDIAKNIKGAREWDYQMSTARQQLNWERMFELAIDPEKARRYRQESMPEHEDSCTMCGKMCSMRNMNKIMEGKNLNILREDE, from the coding sequence ATGATTTATACAACACAAATGGACGCTGCAAAAAAAGGAATCATCACGAAACAAATGGAAATTGTTGCTGCGAAAGAAGGAATGGTGGTAGAAACTTTAAGAGAACTTGTGGCACAGGGAAAGGTGGTTATTCCTGCCAATAAAAATCATACATCTTTAGACCCTGAAGGCGTGGGAGAAGGTTTAAGAACCAAGATCAATGTTAATTTAGGGGTATCTAAGGATTGTCCTAATATTGAAGTGGAACTAGAAAAGGTACAAACGGCACTGGACATGAAGGCGGAGGCTATTATGGACTTAAGCTCCTTTGGAAAAACTGAAGAGTTTAGAAAAAGACTTATAGAAATGTCACCAGCTATGATTGGAACAGTACCTGTTTATGATGCCTTAGGTTTTTATGACAAAGAATTAAGCGAGATTACTTCAGAGGAATTTTTACAGGTAGTACAGAAACATGCTGAAGATGGAGTGGACTTTGTTACCATCCATGCGGGGATCAACAAGGAGACAGCAGAGGTTTTTAAAAGAAATAAAAGGCTTACGAATATTGTCTCTAGAGGCGGTTCTTTAATGTATGCATGGATGGAACTGAATCAGAAGGAAAACCCTTTCTTTGAGCATTATGACGAGTTATTGGATATCTGTGAAAAATATGATTTAACTTTAAGCCTTGGAGATGCCTGCAGACCCGGCAGTATTCATGATGCCACTGACGCCAGCCAAATAAAGGAGCTGATGATTTTAGGTGAACTAACCTTGAGGGCTTGGGAAAGAAATGTACAGGTAATTATTGAAGGGCCTGGACATATGGCTATTAATGAAATTGCCGCCAACATGACCCTTGAAAAAAAGCTTTGTCACGGTGCACCTTTCTATGTATTAGGTCCAATTGTTACAGATGTAGCACCAGGATATGACCATATTACCAGTGCCATTGGAGGAGCCATTGCAGCTAGCCATGGAGCGGACTTTTTATGCTACGTTACTCCGGCAGAGCATTTAAGACTTCCTAATCTTGAGGATATGAAGGAAGGTATTATTGCCTCTAAAATTGCTGCCCATGCAGGAGATATAGCAAAAAATATTAAAGGTGCTAGAGAGTGGGATTACCAAATGAGTACTGCAAGACAACAGTTAAACTGGGAGAGAATGTTTGAATTGGCAATAGATCCTGAAAAGGCACGAAGATATAGACAAGAATCTATGCCAGAACACGAAGATAGTTGTACAATGTGCGGTAAAATGTGCTCTATGAGAAATATGAACAAAATTATGGAGGGAAAAAATCTAAATATCTTGAGAGAGGATGAATAA
- a CDS encoding HesA/MoeB/ThiF family protein, which produces MQRYERNMKTLSEEENRQLKNHKVCVIGCGGLGGYIIEMLGRLGIGYITAVDGDVFDETNLNRQILSNEETLGKSKSQTAKSRMALVNPHVHVNAIVGRLTKENSEEILQGHDVIIDALDNIETRFVLQETAEKFGIPLVHGAIAGWYGQVTTILPGDRTLDKIYTKKDIKGVEKELGNPSFTPALVASIEVSEVLKLLIGRGELLRKKILFINTFELEYNTVELG; this is translated from the coding sequence CTGCAAAGATATGAAAGAAATATGAAAACACTGTCTGAAGAGGAGAATCGGCAGTTAAAAAATCATAAGGTATGCGTTATTGGGTGTGGGGGCCTTGGGGGCTACATTATTGAAATGCTAGGAAGACTAGGCATAGGTTACATAACAGCGGTAGATGGGGATGTTTTTGACGAAACAAATCTGAACCGACAAATCCTATCCAATGAAGAAACTTTAGGAAAGAGCAAATCTCAAACAGCTAAGTCAAGAATGGCACTGGTAAATCCACATGTACATGTAAATGCAATCGTTGGCAGGCTGACTAAGGAAAATAGCGAAGAAATCCTACAGGGACATGATGTAATCATCGATGCACTAGACAATATAGAAACTAGGTTTGTTTTACAGGAGACTGCAGAAAAATTTGGGATACCTTTAGTCCATGGAGCCATCGCTGGATGGTATGGACAAGTAACAACAATTCTTCCAGGAGATAGGACATTAGATAAAATCTATACGAAAAAGGATATAAAGGGAGTAGAAAAAGAATTGGGAAACCCTTCCTTTACTCCCGCATTAGTGGCTTCAATAGAAGTTAGCGAAGTGTTGAAATTACTTATAGGCAGAGGAGAACTCCTTAGGAAGAAAATTCTATTCATTAACACCTTTGAACTGGAATATAATACTGTAGAATTAGGCTAA
- a CDS encoding thiamine phosphate synthase, with the protein MLYFITNRKLATSRNLLSVVKEATRGGIDAIILREKDLSCEELLPLAKEMKKIIEGTATALIINRNIEIAREIKAEGYHTGFQEFMEAKPSFEGLLGVSVHSVEEGVLVQRRGAHYLLAGHIFETDCKKGMKPRGLKMIEEMKKKINIPIVALGGITPENAQQAVAAGAKGIAVMSSMMTAEDPYTLVRILKNKLK; encoded by the coding sequence ATGCTTTATTTCATCACCAATAGAAAACTAGCTACCTCAAGGAATCTATTAAGTGTTGTTAAAGAGGCGACACGAGGAGGGATAGATGCCATTATTTTAAGAGAGAAGGATTTATCCTGCGAAGAGTTGTTGCCATTGGCCAAAGAGATGAAAAAAATTATTGAGGGTACTGCTACTGCCCTTATTATTAATCGTAATATAGAGATAGCTAGAGAGATAAAAGCAGAAGGATATCACACAGGATTTCAGGAATTTATGGAAGCAAAACCTTCTTTTGAAGGGCTTTTGGGGGTGTCCGTCCATAGTGTAGAGGAAGGTGTCTTAGTCCAAAGACGAGGGGCTCATTACTTGTTAGCAGGACATATTTTTGAAACTGACTGCAAAAAAGGGATGAAACCCAGAGGCTTGAAGATGATTGAAGAAATGAAAAAGAAGATTAATATACCCATTGTTGCCTTAGGAGGTATTACACCAGAAAACGCTCAACAGGCTGTTGCAGCAGGTGCTAAGGGGATTGCAGTGATGTCTTCTATGATGACAGCAGAAGATCCTTACACTTTAGTTCGGATTCTTAAAAATAAGTTAAAGTAA
- a CDS encoding FAD-dependent oxidoreductase, whose product MKKDFLNITPQSYWLASTDKTDYPTLQEDLKVDVAIIGGGMTGITTALLLKKEGLKVAIIEADGILQGTTGHTTAKITSQHGLIYDKMKGQVGEELARQYAAANESAIHLIADLVKEKDIDCDFSWQPAFVYTQSDAYVKKIQNEVETAASLGIKATYTEDLPLPFPIKAAVRFEGQAQFHPRKYLLALAKEIPGDGSYIYENTKAVDIEERNPAIVTTDKGHRIFAFNVIIASHYPFYDKPGFYFSRLYPERSYVLGLQVKEKFPGGMFISAEEPTRSLRSQVFEDKELILLSGEHHKTGHGRSTLSHYKNLEEFANKNFEVEDILFRWSTQDYSTPDGLPYIGQLTSSLSNIYVATGFQKWGMTNSTVSAMLLKDLIVKRDSPWASVYHPSRFTPAASASNFIVENIDVAINFVSGKILPAAADQNLQPNEAKVLEIEGKKVGAYRDEKGELHLVDTTCTHMYCEVKWNDAEKTWDCPCHGSRFSCEGDIVEGPALKPLTKYK is encoded by the coding sequence ATGAAAAAAGATTTTTTAAACATTACTCCCCAATCCTACTGGCTTGCCTCCACAGACAAAACAGATTATCCTACGCTACAGGAAGATTTAAAGGTAGATGTTGCCATCATAGGTGGTGGCATGACAGGCATTACTACTGCCCTGCTATTAAAAAAAGAGGGGCTCAAGGTGGCTATTATAGAGGCGGATGGTATTTTACAAGGTACTACTGGCCACACTACTGCCAAAATTACTTCTCAACATGGTCTTATCTACGATAAAATGAAAGGTCAGGTGGGAGAAGAGCTTGCTAGACAGTACGCTGCTGCAAACGAATCCGCTATCCATCTAATTGCTGACTTAGTCAAAGAAAAAGATATTGATTGTGATTTTTCCTGGCAGCCCGCCTTTGTCTATACACAATCAGATGCTTATGTAAAAAAAATTCAAAATGAAGTAGAAACTGCTGCCTCCTTAGGTATTAAAGCGACTTATACAGAGGACTTACCTCTACCCTTTCCTATTAAAGCAGCTGTACGCTTCGAAGGACAAGCTCAGTTTCACCCCAGAAAATACTTATTAGCCCTTGCCAAAGAAATACCTGGTGATGGAAGCTATATCTACGAAAACACAAAGGCAGTTGATATTGAAGAAAGAAATCCTGCTATTGTTACTACAGATAAGGGGCATAGAATATTTGCTTTTAATGTTATCATTGCATCCCATTACCCCTTCTATGATAAGCCCGGATTTTATTTTTCAAGACTTTATCCAGAGCGGTCTTATGTACTGGGGCTACAGGTCAAAGAAAAGTTCCCCGGCGGCATGTTTATCAGTGCTGAAGAGCCCACCCGTTCTTTGCGCTCTCAGGTTTTTGAAGACAAAGAACTGATCCTTCTCAGCGGTGAACACCATAAAACAGGTCATGGCAGGAGTACTCTTTCCCACTATAAAAATTTAGAGGAATTTGCTAATAAGAATTTTGAAGTGGAAGATATTCTCTTTAGATGGTCCACGCAGGATTACTCCACGCCAGATGGACTTCCCTATATAGGGCAACTGACATCAAGTCTTTCCAACATCTATGTAGCCACAGGCTTTCAAAAGTGGGGCATGACCAATAGCACTGTATCTGCTATGCTTTTGAAAGACCTTATCGTAAAGAGAGACAGTCCTTGGGCATCAGTATATCATCCATCTCGCTTTACCCCTGCTGCGTCAGCCTCTAATTTCATTGTAGAAAATATAGATGTAGCAATAAATTTTGTTTCTGGTAAAATCTTACCTGCTGCAGCAGATCAAAACCTTCAGCCAAACGAAGCTAAGGTTTTAGAAATAGAGGGAAAGAAAGTAGGAGCCTATCGAGATGAAAAGGGAGAACTACACTTAGTAGATACTACATGCACTCATATGTACTGCGAAGTGAAGTGGAATGATGCCGAAAAAACCTGGGATTGTCCCTGTCACGGTTCTAGATTCTCCTGTGAAGGGGATATCGTTGAAGGCCCTGCATTGAAGCCATTGACAAAATATAAATAA